Within Pseudomonas paeninsulae, the genomic segment AGCTTAATCCAGTCGCGATGGGAAACCGTGCGTTTTAATTGCTGCTGCGACGCCTGCAGGGTGGCCGGCGATGCCGCTAACGGCGTCTGGTCAGGAGTATCCGTGAGTGCGGCAGCCACACCCTTAGGCCGAGCCAGTGGCACATCCAGCATGTCTAAAGGAATCACGAAGCGCACAGCCGGCAAATCCAGCGCGCCGAAGAAAAACCGGCCGGGCTTTAGTTCGCGATAGCGCGCCTTATGCGGCGGCGCTTCCATCGAGAGATAGGTATCAATGGGTTGCAGGTGCTGGCCGAGCATGGCCGCACACTCAACATGGAACGAAACGGCGTAAAGCTCTTCAAAAAACCGCAAGCTCGTCGCGCTCATGTAGGCCGCAGGGCGGCTGACGTATTCTCCGTGGGTTGTAGTGCGCTGATAGTGCAAGGAAAAGCAGGTCGTAATCAGAGGGCAGAAGCGGCATAAGGTACGCAGCACGGCGTCCAAGGTGGCGCATTGGCGCAGTAGCATTCCGAGCGCCAGGTGATGGTCAAGCTTGATTCGTTTGCCAAGCTCAAACCCTAGGTCGGAACGTCCAACGTAGCCTATTGTCGCGGCCAGCACAGTATCGAACTGTGACATGGTCAAAACGTAATCCGCCTGCCCAAACACCCCCGTATTAATGCCCAAATCAATGAGCGATTGCTGCAACTGACTCAGCTGTTCGCCGCGCACAAAGTCGAGCAAGGGGGCGGCATAGCGGGCGGGGAAAATTGGTTCGTAGAGCGCCATATACGGCCTCCCTTGCAAGCGAAGCACTGATCTTAAATCACAGGTTTAATTTGCGCTTCGATTAGATAATGCAAGCATCCCAACGAACCTGTGAAGCACCTATCTCGACCCCGCGGCCGGTCAAAATAATGCGCCGACACTGCGGCAGAACAACTCCGGAGGAATGTCACGATGAGCAAGACGGTTGCCAGCTACACCCTGTATGGCGCGGAAATGTCCTATTACTCGGGGAAAACGCGCAGCCACCTCTTGCACAAGAGAATACCGTTCAGCGAACAAGAAGCCTCGGCGTGGGACTATCTGGTCAAGTTTCCACGCGAGGTCGGCTGCTCGGTTGTGCCCGTGGTTCGCTCGCCAGAGGGTGCGTGGCTACAGGACAGTAGCCTAATCATTGATCTGCTCGAACAACGTTTTCCGGCGCAACCCGCCGTGCCCGCTTCGCCTGTATTGCGCTTTGCCGCCTATCTGTTCGAACTTTGGGGAGACGAGTTCTGGCTGCCCGTCGCCATGAGCACCCGCTGGAGCCGGCCTGAGCACAGACCGCTGTTTGTGCAAGAGATCGGTGCCGGCATGCTGCCGGGGTGGCCACGTTTTTTGCAGGAATTGGCTGGCAACAGGATCGCTAACATGATGAGCGGATTCACCGAGAAGGCCGGGTTCGGTGCCGACATGACGGAGGTGCTCTGCCGTTTTGCGCATGTTCAGCTCGACGGGCTTGAGGCACATTTTGCCCAGCACAAATTTCTCTTCGGCACTCGCCCATCCCTTGGCGATTACGGTTTGATCGGCCCGCTGTATGCCCATATCGGTCGCGACCCGTTGTCCAAGCGCGACTTTATAGATAGCCGACCACATGTTGCTGCCTGGATAGCACGCATGTTCGACCCAGCCACTTCAACGGATGGCGAATTCTTCGCTGACGACCGTCTGCCGGAAACCCTGCAGACCGCATTAGGCTCCATCGTCGACGAGATGATTCATTTTATCGCCGCCTGCGCGGACGCCGTGCGCAAAACCCCAGTTCTGGATCTCGATGCCAAGAATCCGCCACGGTTTCTTGAAAAGGTGAGCTATCCAATGGCCGGCGCAACCCATTGCCGTCCGGCACCAGCGTATGCAGTTTGGCAAGCCCAGCGCATGCTCAAGGTGTTCAACAGAATGGCAGAAGCCGATCAGGACACTGTCCGTGACTGGCTGCATGGCCTTGGCGCAAGCGACTTGCTCACGCTCGACTTACCCCCCATGCGCCGCGTGGGCGTTGCCGCAGCGCAGGTCACAGCTACGGATGCAGACTAAGGAGTAATCATGGAGTTTGAGTGCAAGGAATACAGTGTCCCCCGGGCAAGTATTCCGAAAAAGTCGTCGATCTGAATAACCGAAAATTACTATTTCATTGGATCAATGCCGCTCCTCAGTCGAGCGGCCTGTTTTGGCCATGACTAGGCCTAGGTCCTGTTGACGTAAGCAGAGCGCTAGAATTTTGCATTTGCCATGACCGACAGAAGCCAGCTGAGCGATAACGACTGGGCGCGCATACTGTAGTGGACAGAGAGAGCATCCAGTCCTTCGAGGGAAACCTTGGTCCCAATTTGTACAAGTTATGGAATCGGATGAGTTCGGGGAGCGATTACCCGTCATCGGTCCGGCAAGTGTTGATCCCCAAAAGTGATGGCCAGTTACGGTCTCTGGGTATTCCCACCTTTGGCGACCGAGTGGCACAAATGGCAGTTAAGCCCTTTTTCGATACCAT encodes:
- a CDS encoding helix-turn-helix transcriptional regulator, translating into MALYEPIFPARYAAPLLDFVRGEQLSQLQQSLIDLGINTGVFGQADYVLTMSQFDTVLAATIGYVGRSDLGFELGKRIKLDHHLALGMLLRQCATLDAVLRTLCRFCPLITTCFSLHYQRTTTHGEYVSRPAAYMSATSLRFFEELYAVSFHVECAAMLGQHLQPIDTYLSMEAPPHKARYRELKPGRFFFGALDLPAVRFVIPLDMLDVPLARPKGVAAALTDTPDQTPLAASPATLQASQQQLKRTVSHRDWIKLILREAESCQPTRHQIAALLNISPATLTRRLATEGTTLRALGIEIRHERALAMLQDPTQHITQIAYRLGYGDATNFTHAFRAVAGISPIKYRQQSQLG
- a CDS encoding glutathione S-transferase family protein, producing MSKTVASYTLYGAEMSYYSGKTRSHLLHKRIPFSEQEASAWDYLVKFPREVGCSVVPVVRSPEGAWLQDSSLIIDLLEQRFPAQPAVPASPVLRFAAYLFELWGDEFWLPVAMSTRWSRPEHRPLFVQEIGAGMLPGWPRFLQELAGNRIANMMSGFTEKAGFGADMTEVLCRFAHVQLDGLEAHFAQHKFLFGTRPSLGDYGLIGPLYAHIGRDPLSKRDFIDSRPHVAAWIARMFDPATSTDGEFFADDRLPETLQTALGSIVDEMIHFIAACADAVRKTPVLDLDAKNPPRFLEKVSYPMAGATHCRPAPAYAVWQAQRMLKVFNRMAEADQDTVRDWLHGLGASDLLTLDLPPMRRVGVAAAQVTATDAD